The following is a genomic window from Niabella soli DSM 19437.
GCATTGTATGTGGATGCAGATAAAGCATTGTTCCTGAACTGTAAATTCCTGGGGAACCAGGATACGATTTTTACAGCCGGTGAAACAGCGCGCCAGCTTTTCCGGAACTGCTATATCGAAGGAACAACGGATTTTATTTTTGGCCCCGCTACTGCAGTGTTCCAGCATTGTACCATTAAAGAAAAATCCAACTCTTATCTTACTGCAGCCAGCACCACACCGGGCAATCGATTCGGTTATATACTGCTGGATTGCAAAGTGATTGCCGACAACGGGGTTAGTAAAATATACCTGGGCCGTCCCTGGCGCGCGCATGCCAAAACCGTATGGATCCGGTGCGAACTCCCTGCAGCCATTGCACCCGCCGGCTGGGAAAACTGGGGGAACCCCGAAAATGAGAAAACGGCCTTCTATGCAGAATATAAGAACACAGGCCCGGGGGCAGTTGCCACCAAACGCGCGGCCTGGAGCAAACAGCTAAGCGATAAGGAAGCCAAAGAGTACAATCTGGAAACAATTTTTGCCGGCTGCAACCCGGCTTTGCCGGGGGAAAAGGATTGGTACCTGCAGCAATTAAAACCATTTACCTGGCCCGCAAAAAACTGAGAAAAAGAATTTTTAAGGCCCTTACCATTTATATAAGATGTTTCGAAAATTACTGTTGATTATTATTGGCTTGTTGATTACCGCCATCAGTTTTGCGTCGAAGCCTGATTTTACAGTGGCCGCGGATGGCAGCGGTGATTTTAAAACCGTGCAGGAGGCAATCAACGCCATCCCTGATCTCAGAAGAACGCAAACAGTTGTATACATTAAAAATGGGGTGTATAAAGAAAAACTTACACTGCCCCCTAATAAAATAAATGTAAAGTTTATGGGCGAGGATGTAGCAAAAGTGATCCTGACCTTTGACGATTATGCCAGCAAGAAGAACCGGTTTGGTGAAGAGATCGGCACCAGTGGTTCGGCATCGTTTTTTATTTATGCGGATAATTTTACGGCGGAGCAGATCACCTTTCAAAATAGCGCAGGCCCGGTAGGGCAGGCAGTTGCGGTGCGGGTGGCGTCTGACAGGGTCCGCTTCATCAACTGCAAATTCCTCGGTTTCCAGGATACATTATATACTTATGGTAATGGAGCGGCAAGCCGGCAATACTATAGAGATTGCTATATAGAAGGAACGACCGATTTTATTTTTGGCGCCGCCACGGCCGTGTTTGACCGCTGCCGGATCTATGGTAAAAAAGGCGGGCAGTATCTTACCGCTGCCAGCACGCCGGATACGTCGAAGTACGGTTATGTGTTTATCGGGTGCGATATTTCCGGTGACGCAGGGAAGGCGTCCTACTACCTGGGCCGCCCCTGGAAACCCTCGGCCCGTACGGTTTTTATAGGGTGCCATCTATCGGATATCATAAAACCGGAAGGTTGGCATAACTGGGGTAAACCGGATGCGGAGCAAACCACGTTCTATGCGGAATATAATAACCGCGGCGCCGGAGCCAACACAGCTAAACGGGTGCAATGGGCGCACCAGCTTACGGAAGCAGCCGCAACGGCTTACCAGGTACAAAATATTTTAGGTGGGTGGGTCGTGGGAGATTAACCGCCCGCCGTACAGGCATTTTTAGGATGATTAAAAAAAGAAGTAGTCGGAATGAAAAAAAATACCCTGATCGTTTGTTGCCTGCTGGCATCGTTATGCTTACGTGCACAGCAACCCTATGTATCGAAAGTATGGGCGCCGGATAACGGGAATGGCACTTATACGAACCCCGTCATTAATGCGGATTATTCGGATCCTGATGCCATACGCGTGGGGGATGACTTTTATTTGATCGCCTCCAGTTTTGATGCGGTGCCGGGCCTGCCGGTATTGCATTCCAAAGACCTGGTGAACTGGACGATCATCGGGCATGCCTTAAAACGTCAGCCTCCTTTTGATGTGTTTGACAAAAATCAGCATGGTAACGGGGTATGGGCACCGGCGATCCGGTATCATAACAATGAGTTTTACATTTATTACCCCGATCCTGATTTTGGTATTTATGTAACCAGGGCGAAAAATATCATGGGCCCCTGGAGTGACCCGGTATTGGTGGAAGGGGGCGCGGGACTTATTGATCCCTGCCCGCTTTGGGATGATGATGGTAAAGCCTACCTGGTGCATGGTTATGCCGGCAGCCGCGCGGGCATCAAAAGCGTTATTGTGGTAAAGGAAATGAATGCTGAAGGAACCAAAACTATTGATGCGGGCGCCATCGTTTTTGATGGGCACCCGCAGGATCCTACAGTAGAAGGCCCCAAGTTTTATAAAAGGAATGGCTATTACTACATTTTTGCTCCTGCCGGCGGAGTGGCTACGGGCTGGCAACTGGTGTTGCGCAGTAAAAACGTGTACGGACCCTATGAGCGGCGTGTGGTGATGGCCCAGGGCAAATCAACAGTGAACGGTCCGCACCAGGGAGCCTGGGTAACCACGCCAACCGGCGAAGATTGGTTTCTGCATTTCCAGGATAAGGGCGCCATTGGCCGTGTGGTGCATTTACAGCCCATGCACTGGAGCAACGATTGGCCGGTGATTGGCAGGGATATAGATAAAGATGGTATTGGCGAGCCGATTGCCACCTTTAAAAAACCGAATGTTGGTAAAACATACCCGGTGCAAACCCCGGCAGAATCGGATGAGTTCAACGACAAAAAAATGGGATTTCAATGGCAATGGCAGGCAAATCCAAAGGCCACCTGGAGTTTCCTGAACCCGGAGGCAGGCGTATTGCGCATGTACGCGCAGGTATTGGCCCCCGAAGCCAAAAGTCTTTGGAACGTCCCGGCTGTTTTATTGCAGAAATTCCCGGGCGATGCGTTTACAGCCACCACTAAAATCCATTTTACACCTAATGAAAAAGTAGTGGGGGAAAAGGCCGGCCTTACCACAATGGCACTGAGTTATAATAACATCGCCATTAAGAAAAAAAAGGACGGGTTATATATTGTATATGGAAAATGTAAGGGAGCTGATAAAGATAATCCCGAAATAGAAACAGAAATTGCCAAAGTAAGCACCGGGGACGTTTATTTCCGGCTGGAATTTAACCGGGATACCACCTGTCGGTTCAGCTATAGCCTGGATGGCGAGCACTTCAAAAAAGCGGGCGACGCCCTGAAGGCGGTTCCCGGCAAATGGATCGGGATCAAGATGGGATTATTCATAACCAGCCCCACAAAAATAAATGACAGCGGCTTTATGGATGTGGATTGGTTCCGGGTAGCGAAATAGTGAAAGATAAGAAGTGAAAAGTACGCGCCTGTCGCTTATTGCTCACGTTTACTTTTCACCTTTAACGGCTCCCGTTCAAGCCCCGGATGGAATATTTTCCTGCGTTGCTGTACTTTCCTATAATGATAACGTTTGCGTAAATAAATCGCTATAATCCGTTCCCTACCATAGTATTTAACGTTAACTTGAGCCACTATCGAAGCTTGTAACTATTGAATAAAAAGTGCCGGATGTTAAAATATTGTCTTTTCTCTTTTTTGTTATTGACCGCATTGAATGCCCGGAGTCAGGCTGTATGGAAGCTTCCGGAGGTTGCTCAGACTAAATTTAGCGGATCGGTTTACCCCATAACCAAATTTGGCGCAGTTCCGGACGGTTATACCTTAAATACCAAAAGCATTCAGGCGGCTATTGATGCCTGTACGGCTAAAGGCGGTGGAGTGGTTGCGGTTCCCCCGGGGTTATGGCTAACGGGGCCTTTGACGTTAAAATCAAATGTAAACCTGAACCTTGCTGCGGGGGCTACCTTATTGTTCACAAAAGATAAAACACAGTATCCCCTGGTAAAGGCCAACTGGGAGGGCTTTGAACAAATGAGGAATCAATCGCCCATTTCTGCGAAAAATGCGGTGAATATCGCCATCACCGGCAACGGGATCATCGATGGGAACGGGGATGCCTGGAGGATGGTGAAAAAAGATAAATTAACCGAATCGCAATGGAAGAACCTGGTGGCTTCCGGCGGGGTGCTGGCTGAAGGCGGCAAAACCTGGATGCCCTCAGAAAGCTATGCA
Proteins encoded in this region:
- a CDS encoding pectinesterase family protein — protein: MFRKLLLIIIGLLITAISFASKPDFTVAADGSGDFKTVQEAINAIPDLRRTQTVVYIKNGVYKEKLTLPPNKINVKFMGEDVAKVILTFDDYASKKNRFGEEIGTSGSASFFIYADNFTAEQITFQNSAGPVGQAVAVRVASDRVRFINCKFLGFQDTLYTYGNGAASRQYYRDCYIEGTTDFIFGAATAVFDRCRIYGKKGGQYLTAASTPDTSKYGYVFIGCDISGDAGKASYYLGRPWKPSARTVFIGCHLSDIIKPEGWHNWGKPDAEQTTFYAEYNNRGAGANTAKRVQWAHQLTEAAATAYQVQNILGGWVVGD
- a CDS encoding pectinesterase family protein, with the protein product MILAIVPFYNLKAQTANPHQYKYTFTVAKDGSGDFKYIQDAIDAMRVYPLAPITLYIKNGVYNEKIELPANNTDVTFIGESVDKTIISFGDYSGRGKLTTFTSYTAKISGNRFTAMNITFENNAGRVGQAVALYVDADKALFLNCKFLGNQDTIFTAGETARQLFRNCYIEGTTDFIFGPATAVFQHCTIKEKSNSYLTAASTTPGNRFGYILLDCKVIADNGVSKIYLGRPWRAHAKTVWIRCELPAAIAPAGWENWGNPENEKTAFYAEYKNTGPGAVATKRAAWSKQLSDKEAKEYNLETIFAGCNPALPGEKDWYLQQLKPFTWPAKN
- a CDS encoding glycoside hydrolase family 43 protein, encoding MKKNTLIVCCLLASLCLRAQQPYVSKVWAPDNGNGTYTNPVINADYSDPDAIRVGDDFYLIASSFDAVPGLPVLHSKDLVNWTIIGHALKRQPPFDVFDKNQHGNGVWAPAIRYHNNEFYIYYPDPDFGIYVTRAKNIMGPWSDPVLVEGGAGLIDPCPLWDDDGKAYLVHGYAGSRAGIKSVIVVKEMNAEGTKTIDAGAIVFDGHPQDPTVEGPKFYKRNGYYYIFAPAGGVATGWQLVLRSKNVYGPYERRVVMAQGKSTVNGPHQGAWVTTPTGEDWFLHFQDKGAIGRVVHLQPMHWSNDWPVIGRDIDKDGIGEPIATFKKPNVGKTYPVQTPAESDEFNDKKMGFQWQWQANPKATWSFLNPEAGVLRMYAQVLAPEAKSLWNVPAVLLQKFPGDAFTATTKIHFTPNEKVVGEKAGLTTMALSYNNIAIKKKKDGLYIVYGKCKGADKDNPEIETEIAKVSTGDVYFRLEFNRDTTCRFSYSLDGEHFKKAGDALKAVPGKWIGIKMGLFITSPTKINDSGFMDVDWFRVAK